gtgaaaagtttttggtcattttcagttctgcaggagctaaaagttttcacgcaggtgcacttaacgagggaatcacacggacactccattaggtacaccgccattttcaagtgtacctaataacaggccactttattagggaaatatcatggtcaaaggtcacaggtgccaagctctagtcctcggggccgcgttccaatatgttttccaagttaccctcgttaaacacacctgcgtgaaaagttttagcttctttcacgttcaaaaggagctaaaagttttcacgcacctgcacttaacgagggaatcacatggacactccattaggtacaccgctattttcaagtgtacctaataacaggccactttattagggaaatatcatggtcaaaggtcacaggtgacaagctctagtcctcgtggccgcgttccaatatgttttccaagttaccctcgttaaacacacctgcgtgaaaagttttagcttctttcacgttcaaaaggagctaaaagttttcacgcacctgcacttaacgagggaatcacacggagactccattaggtacaccgctattttcaagtgtacctaataacaggccactttattagggaaatatcatggtcaaaggtcacaggtgccaagctctagtcctcggggccacgttccaatatgttttccaagttaccctcgttaaacacacctgcgtgaaaagttttagcttctttcacgttcaaaaggagctaaaagttttcacgcacctgcacttaacgagggaatcacacggacactccattaggtacaccgctattttcaagtgtacctaataacaggccactttattagggaaatatcatggtcaaaggtcacaggtgccaagctctagtcctcggggccacgttccaatatgttttccaagttaccctcgttaaacacacctgcgtgaaaagttttagcttctttcacgttcaaaaggagctaaaagttttcacgcacctgcacttaacgagggaatcacacggacactccattaggtacaccgctattttcaagtgtacctaataacaggccactttattagggaaatatcatggtcaaaggtcacaggtgccaagctctagtcctcggggccacgttccaatatgttttccaagttaccctcgttaaacacacctgcgtgaaaagttttagcttctttcacgttcaaaaggagctaaaagttttcacgcacctgcacttaacgagggaatcacacggacactccattaggtacaccgctattttcaagtgtacctaataacaggccactttattagggaaatatcatggtcaaaggtcacaggtgacaagctctagtcctcgtggccgcgttccaatatgttttccaagttaccctcgttaaacacacctgcgtgaaaagttttagcttctttcacgttcaaaaggagctaaaagttttcacgcacctgcacttaacgagggaatcacacggacactccattaggtacacagctattttcaagtgtacctaataacaggccactttattagggaaatatcatggtcaaaggtcacaggtgacaAGCTCTCGTCCTcgtggccgcgttccaatatgttttccaagttaccctcgttaaacacacctgcgtgaaaagttttagcttctttcacgttcaaaaggagctaaaagttttcacgcacctgcacttaacgagggaatcacacggacactccattaggtacaccgctattttcaagtgtacctaataacaggccactttattagggaaatatcatggtcaaaggtcacaggtgccaagctctagtcctcggggccacgttccaatatgttttccaagttaccctcgttaaacacacctgcgtgaaaagttttagcttctttcacgttcaaaaggagctaaaagttttcacgcacctgcacttaacgagggaatcacacggacactccattagggacaccgccattttcaagtgtacctaataacaggctactttattagggaaatatcatggtcaaaggtcacaggtgccaagctctagtcctcgtggccgcgttccaatatgttttccaagttaccctcgttaaacacacctgcgtaaaaagattttggtcatttttagttctgcaggagctaaaacttttcacgcaggtgcacttaacgagggaataacccggacactccattaggtacaccaccattttcaagtgtacctaataacagcggcgaggtggcaccagcttcaatgcgcattaccgacacctactggttgaagtcatatgaactgaaaaatgaACGagttttaggaagtgattcgttcactctcgttcactgaaaaaaaaccgttcttttgaacgaatcgttcacttacGAGCCAACACTAGAAGGACTGACAATGGGACGGTTGGGTGGCCAGGCGGCTGATGAATGAAAGAGTGGCAACATTTTGTAAATGCCCACCAGGTTCTCTTTCGGGTTATGCATCATTGCAATAAAGGGGAATAAAATACCCAAGTCCAAAATTCCAAAGTCTTGCTTTAATTCTCACAAtgtaaaaatattcaaaatatgtATCTTTTCCTTTACAGCCATTTCAAACACTTTTTAGTTCCTCCAAAATATATaatttacaaaaaaacaacaacattaaaatcaaataaatatttgatgctTTTACATTCTTTAGTCTTTTTGTTCATGGTTAGTGATTATTGTAAATTGTGTAATTCTATCCAAAATGTCCGCTCTTGTCTTGAAGTGGATTGTACATGACATTTTCaaagtccatccattttctgaaccaactGCGGAAATAGGAAACCTGATTTTCTCTAGTGTTGAATTTTAGTGCACGTCAACTGTAACGGTCGGTTCCGATCCTGGTTGCGGTCAGTAGCGGGACGTGCGGCACATGTCGCAGCGGCACGCCTTGGCCGTCACGATCTCCAACTCGTCGTGGTGACGCCCTCCGGGACACTCCAGGCGGACTTTGACCTGGGCGGCAAGAGGTGGCGCCGTTGAGCAAACATGGTACCGCTAACCTGTCCGCTTCCTCACCTTTGCCTCCTTGGTGATGGTGCAACATCTTGCCGCTGACGTGATGTTGTGCGTGAAGTTGGAGGCCACCAGCACCGAGTACCTGGACGGAAATGCGCTGGACTCGCAGTAGCCCACACAGGCGTGCACCTGGTAGGTGCCTCGACAGGTGCCCCGCCGGTCGCTGCGGACGCTCACGTTGAAAGCTGAAGAGCATAAACGGCCCACTTAGTATTCAATACTCTCATGGAAAAGTCAGATTGGATATTGCATAACTTCAGTATTCCAAGAATGACTTTTCGGAAAAGTGTGAAGCCGAACGCCTGCATTTCTGATCACTTGAATAAACGGAGCTAAGTTACTTTGTCGATTTGCCGTTGGGTATTTTTGGACTCACGATGCAAGTGACAGCCCGGGCTGAGGGTGACGTTCTCGTCGCTCCGACTGATGGGAGAGAAGAGCAGCAGTGACATCGCCGGCAGAACCAGCAAACACACGTTGAGGCTCATCTGGGATAAAACAAACAGACGCAGGTGGATGCGTTATTCACCGCCAAAAAACGTTCTTATGGCCAAGGTTAATTGTTTAATCATAAAAATCTGTTTAATGTCGTTTGAAGGTCACTGACAACATTACCCTTAAAACAAACGGCTGGCAAATGAGATGCGGCAAAGATTTTCTATAacaacccacacacacacacacacacagactggtTTTACACACAATCTAAGTCATGTTTTCCCAGTAATTTGCTCGGCCTGACCTTTGCCATTTGGTTTCCTTCCAACGGGACCACAGGGCACCCCCATTTTACACTCCAGCTAAATGATCCTgactatatgtgtgtgtatgtgaggcaTAATTAACTTTGTGTCAACTGCTTGGAATGGCGAGGGGGGGTACCCAAGTTTTTTCCTCTGAAGGATTTTCATGCCTGCGGTTTGTATTTAGAAGCATGTTCACATTTTTAGAGTTCATGTTTTGGTTGTaaaagtgtgagtgtgtgtgtggacttTGTGTGCTAATTGTATCATTAAAAAAGTCATCAAGTGTAATCGGAATGAATGAAAACTCTTAGATGTAAACAAGCAAACTACCAACCAAACTTGAAACTCCCCAAAAACTTcacaaaaaataatcacattaTTTGTATAGAAGCATTTAAcataaaaaatgaattaaaaaaaaacttgatttcTGTAAAGTAAAAATTCAATTCGATTCTTACCTGCAGAGTGGAGAGCACAACTTGACAGCAGCACGGAGGTGTGTGTAAgcctgggtgtgtgtgtgtgcgtgtgtgtgtttatgtgtgttgtGAGGCTCATGTGGTGATGCCAGCAGCAGGTACGAGAGAGTCCAATTATAGCTAAGAACACGCCCACAATCTTTTTTCCATTCAGGTCCCCTTTTTACTTTTATCCTTCTGGAGTTGAGGGTAAGAATTTTTCCCAAAATGTCCTTTGCTGCTCTTTGTCCTCCCAACAGCGGCGTGTTAGCATGTCAGCCAGGGTACCACCTCCCTCACAAAACCTTTAAAGGGGGtggcaggagggggggggggtctctttGACACAAAGGAAAAATAGATTAGACTTTCCatcaatgcacacacacacacacacacacacacacacacacacacgcacgcacgcacacacacacacacacacacacacacacacacacacacacacacacacagcattatGTATACTATACAAAATAATGATCTGGCTCCAAATAATTCCATTTGGTGCTCTCGTttgtaaataaatgcaaatacaaattcaccacatttttttcaaaattgcagAATAAAAATTTTAACATGATTGTAATTTATTGCTCTGACGTTTCAGCACAAAAATTCCACCTGTTGCTGAAACTAACCCTTCATTAATAAATTACTACATTTAATActatataaattattattattattactcagATTCAAAATCAGTGCTAAAATCATCTAGAAAAGTTCCATCTCTGGTTAAAATTTTTAAAGATTTGATGAGTTTAATTTGACCTAATTATTAAAGGGTACATAGTTCCTCAGCACAAAAGAAGATGAAATGAAAATTCCAATGTGACAATAAAAAGTTGTAACGATTTGATCACTGTGaaatgacacacacatgcacacacacaaagcaggaAAACATAGTGATCAATTTATGGCCCCACTACCCCACACATTCTCAATCTGGCTATGGAAATGTGGAAtttgtgacatcatcatcatcatccaaacCCCCaattacatgcacacacacacacacaattattgTGGTGACAGTTAGTGGCAGCGACGGAACACGAGTGAATGGCCTCCTCAGATTAAACGTgggggaccttttttttttttttttttttcctcaacaagGGGACACCCACTTAatacacatgcacaaacacacgtacACTGTGACTCAGCAGGGATGACTGATGTTTGTATTAATTCATAGCACCTTTGTTACCTCGGTTACCATGGCGTCCCTGTCATTACTGTTACTTTAAGatctacgtgtgtgtgtgtgtgtgtgtgttacattaTATGAATTGTATTCTAGTGTTTAGTCCATGTTATTCTGggctgtgtgataatgtgaggAGAGGATGAGGCAAAGTTTCCCTTAGCGCCCCGGCCCCTCCCCAAAATATTGACCCCCCCCCACTATATTCATACATACGTGTGGAAATCTCACATGTGCACCACCGATAAGCTAACACATAACGCAATCGACTTatttaggtgtgtgtgccaaaaATCGTGACAATGCCTCACGCACACACCCTTGGAGCCGGAACACTTGACTAAtttagattgacgggaggaaagTGGAGTTTCCATATGGCGACACTCACTGAAGAttcggcacacacacacacatacacacacacacacacacacacacacacacgacaccaTCAAGTGGAAACATGAGGCGAGCGGCGTTATGTCCATCAATTAGCAGAGTAAAGCCTTGGAATGTGTTCCACATTACATGAAGAGACGGAAGAGAAAAGCGTCTAATCCATAAAATCCGtttaatataaatgacatgaaaGAGAGGAAATCCATCCTGGAGGGATTATCTCGATTATCATCCAAAAAGGCCGGAAAGTCCATAGAAACTAAAAAGACAATTGAGGTGGTGatatttggtcaaatattagtttttgttttgttaatgtcCAGAGCAAGGTTATAACCCAACCTAACAAATTAACACTTCAACTTTTTTGTTTacgttaatgtatttttttttttattcaatattGCTCAACGTCCGTACAGAAGAATGTAATTTACTAGATTTTATCACAAAACAGCGAGTCTTTTTTTATATCTCGTACTCGACAAATActagatttattttttactaGAACCAATACTAAAACTGATAAAAACTCATTTGAAAtaaagccatttaaaaaaaaactaatacaaATTGATAAactaataaacaaaataattgaatttaaaaagtCAAAACGATATCAAAAACTATATTGAAAAATCCAAAGGTCTATTATCTAGTCGGATATTTGGTCCAAGCATATTTGTGGGGGGGTGGCAGTGCCCCCGTGCCTCCCCTCATAGCTCCGCCACTGACATTAACCTCAGCCCTTGTAAAGCCCCCCAAGCAGACAGTGGCGAATACCGAAACAGATTGTGAAGGTCTGAAGGACTGTCTGGCAGAGTTCCCTGTCCACTGTGACCACGTCCTAGGCGAGGGGGCATTgaatctgagtggaccatgttccgtgacTCCATCGTTGAGGTGGCTGACTGGTGCAATGGCCCGGTGCCTGTCAGGGCAACAATTCCCAAAGCCGTCAGTGGACATGAGGGACACCATCAAGCTAAGAAACGAGTCCTGTCAAGCAAAAGGCGGTTTTGACGGTTACTGAGGCAAAaagtcaggcatggaaggagttCTGTGAGATCATGGAGAACAACTTCAAGGAAATCCTGGTTCAGTATCCAACATCTCAAGTGCGCCAGCGCTTCGGTGCGTTTTAAGTCAGTGCGGGGAATAATTCCAAGACCTCCTCAAATTCAAGATCATTTCAGGAAATGTAGTCGGTAAAAGTTCCCAGGCAGTGTACTTAAGGACAGTAACTAAGTATTTCTACTGCATCCAACTAAATCGGTTAGCAACAGTTGAGCTaagctgttttttctttcttttcagtcTAAAGTGAATCgaaggctttttcttttttttcaaattgaacgTTGGAAGTGTCATTATCGCTGCGCATTTCACTCCTTTTCATTTGGTTGTGTGCGACAGCGCCGGAGATGAGCTCACTCTCCAGATCAAATGTAATACTTTTGAAAGCCCTGCAAGCTTTGTAAAGGCGCCTCATTCTCATTTTAGGAAAACAAATAACTCAATAGGACGGTACAATTAGTGTAAATCATTTTTTCCATTCGAAACGAATGCACACTGGGCGGGTGGAGGTGGAAGTGTTGGGAAGTTGGAGTGGACAAGTGGCAAAGAAAGAGGATATAATTTGGGGACTTGGTTGCCATCACCAAGAACACACAATTACACGTGCACTCTCTCTGACTGCCGCAATGCTATCATTAAACTTAATCACACTTCTTTTGCTACCTGTCTGCACTCATGCTTGCCTGAGGCTGCCTCACAAGCGACAATACGGCCACTGTTTGTATGAGCGTTTGGTGTTGGGGGGCGACCGCACCGGGATTGAGCAATGGCGGCTAATCAGCAGTTAAAGTGATGGGGGAAATGACTCCTGTGTATTATGTCATGGAAAATTTCAAAGAATTACAATTAACGTTTTATTGCAACGCGTTAGTGCTGCAAATTGGGCTTTTACTTTAAGTTTCGGCAAAATGTCAGATCGTGGAATTCCAATGGCTAGAGCAGGAGCTTGAATTTGGCGCCCCCTCGTGGCAAGCTACATGATAAAGGTGCCAAAGCAGTACTGTAACTGAAATATAAGCTTGCGCATTTTCGGCAATGTCGTTTCGAAATAATGACCTGTTTTTGTGTACAGTAATAGAGGTTTGAAATTTAGATTCGAATTTACAATTAAATTAGATTAATCAAAtaactgaaaaaaataatagataCATCAATTATTAAGATGTTGAAATGTATTAAGATGATCCACGTAAtcagtaatcagatttgttgttTCTTTGAATTTAATTACCTTAAAAATTTTGGGCTTTGGAGAACTTTTACGCATCACATGTTAAGGAATATGACAAAACCTAAAGCCGTAGCATATTGAATCAAATCATATTTGTTCAGCCTGATGTATATATGCAGATGTGTAAATCATTATTGAAAAAAGTCAagctgtctaaaaaaaaaaaaaagataagtaGTCTTACTAAAAATTGACatgctctaaaaaaaaaaaaaaaaaaaagctattatgtGTAAAGTGTGTTTACTTAGACAAAAAAAGACGGCCTAAAATAAATCCTAACACTAGCTGTACTACCAGTGTCCTGCAGCAGAGGGCAACATTACCGCTTGACGTTCAAAAGGGCGAAAAGTGAGAACCAGCTGCTCAACACTCACTCAGGACTCAGACGTCCAACAGCTTGCACACGTCCTGCTCCGTTTTGGTCGGGTCTGCTGCGTCCTCCTTGAGTCTCTCCATCCTGGATCTGATCACAGTTGTACGTTCTCTTCCATCCCGGTCTAGTCTGGTCCGCCATGAGGAGCAACCTGTGCTACATCTTCTGGGTGAGACCTTTCACCAACCGCCTCCATCTTGTCCTGTTCAGTGTGTGAAAATAATCAATGGTGGTACAAATATTTCGTTATTTGAGGCTGCCTGCGAATGAATGAAATAGAACCCTATTGTGATGTGCGTGCAAAGGTGTGCGTGTGCTGCGTCACACCCGCGTTCTCCTGGCACGATCTCGACAACAGCGAGTACGACTGCTGGCCTCTGGAGCGCCCCAACGACTCCAACATGATCAGTTGCGGAGGTGAGAGCCTTCATCGCATCCGGGCATGCCGGTGCTGGCAGCGCTAACGGCGGCGTGTCGCGCGCAGGTCTGGAAATGGCGTGGGTACTGCGGCCTCCCGAGATGGTGAAGAGCGGCGAGGTGTTCAGCGTCATCTACTCGGTCTCCGTCCATGACTCTTTTTACAGCTGGGCCGTGGACAACCGCATCTTCCCTCACGGGTAGCCCTGCACACGCAGTCACTGCCGGCAGGCGTGTGCACATGTATGCTTGACCGTACACTGTGTTCAGTTCCATAGTGGACGCGGAAGACGCTCGGAGGTTCTGTGAGCATCACGAGTGTCCCGCCAACTGGAAGGATGCCGACGGTGAAAACTGCTGCATTCATCATGCCAACATTCACTCCTGTCCGCTGGCGCACATGGTACTGACCCGCACGAGCATACGCGGGCGGGCGGGTGGCTTAGTACGCGTGCACCGATCGCTCATACTTGTTTCCAGACTTCAGAGAGCATCTGCGGTCCATGGATTCCTGATGATGGAAAGATTTTCACGCACACCATCTCCACATCAGGCAAGATGACACAGACCAACTGGAGCGCCAAGGTGAGACAGATTTGACGGGCAGCACAGCGGGGGGTTAGAGCGGCCTCATGAAGACACGTCACCTTCTCCCAGGTGGTTCTGCACCACGTGGGCCTGACTTCCCTCATCGCTCACATCCGAGTGGGCCAAATGCAGGTGGCTCTGGAGGCCAAGAGCACCGTACTGCCCTCCACAGGTACGAGACGAATGCCGCCGCAACGTCGACACCTAACCACCTTCCGGTTGTTTCAGTCTGCGGCGACGGCGAGTGCCAGGAGGAGGAGCATTGCTCCACCTGTCCCGCCGACTGTGGCGAATGCCCCATGAGCCCGTCGGCCAAATTGGCAATTGGACTGCCGCTGAGCCTGCTGTGCCTCTGCTTCGTCCTGACCGCCATGGTGAGAAATGGCCTCGGGCCGCCGCCACGTGCGTGCCTCTGAGCATGTCTGCTGTGTTTAGTGGCTGAGGTaccagaagcagaaactgctgTGGGATGAAAGCTGGATCATCGATTTTGACCTCATCAAGCAAGGTACGGAAATCCGCCACGGCTGAGCAGCAACTACTCATTAGGGGTCTTTTGCCGCCACAGACCAGCACGCGCGGGTGACCATGAGCAGTTTGATGAGCGTGCCCATGGCTCACAGCGACAGCAACACCAGCTGCATGACGGCCTTCACTTCCTGCGGGGGGCAAGCGGGAAGCAAGAAGATCACCTTCACCCGCACGGGGATCTAGTACGCTCAAACATTTGACCTTTCACCCTTGGACACAAAGGCAAGTGGTGTCGGTGTTTTACAGTGatggcaggacggtggccatcaaGAAGATTCCCAGCAAGTCCTTTTCTCTATCCAAGAGCATCAGGCAGGAAGTCAAGCAAGTCAGGTAAGACGTCACAAGAGGGAAACGGCATCATTCCATAATCCCTCGTCACTGTATGCGGATAGGTTTGGAACAATTTGAGTCCGACGTCGGTATGAAGCGATTCCAAACAGAGCTTGCGTGTGTCCAGGGAGTTGGACCACCCCAACTTGTGCAAGTTCATCGGAGGTTGCGTCCAGGTGCCCAATGTTGCCATAGTGACCGAGTACTGCCCCAAGGGGAGCCTTAACGACGTCCTGCTCAATGAGGAGGTCCCACTCAACTGGGGCTTCAGGTAAGCTGGCCACAGCATGCTGTTTAGGACAATGCGGCCATGACATCAGCACCTCCTAGGTTCTCCTTCGCCACTGACATCGCCAGAGGGATGGCGTACCTGCACCAACACCGCATCTGTCACGGCCGTCTTAAGTCTCTTAACTGTGTGCTGGACGACCGCTGGGTGTGCAAGATCACCGGTGAGgttgcccccccacacacacacacacatatatggacCGAACTCCACCCACCTTTGACCTGCGTGTCGCCCCGGCAGATTACGGGCTGGGAGTGTATCGCCGCGGGGAAGGGACGGAGCCTCTCTCCACCTATCAGCAGAGACTCCAGGAAGTGTACATGCCTCCCGAGTTTCAAGACGCCAACGCTGAGCCGACGTTGGCTGGAGACGTCTTCAGGTGAACACACAAGAACAGAACACAAAGAGTTATTTGGAATTTGTATTGAAGACCCAGCACACATTAACAAGAatccatatgtgtgtgtgtgtgtgtgtgtgcagttttTCCATAATCCTACTGGAGATCGCCACGCGCAGTGACCCCGTACCTGTAAGTGTGCATGCAAAATATAGTTCCGCTTGTTTCCCTCGACACACTTGATTATCTGTAACCGCAGAGTGGTTGGGAATCCCGCCACTAAAAAGCAACCTTCCCAATGCTCTGCAGGTGGACGAGTCCAGTCTGGACTGTTCTTGCTGTCTGCCTCTGCCCGAGCTGATCTCCAGCAAAGCCGACAATACTTGCCCGTGCCCGGCCGACTACGTGGAGGTGAGTCGGCTAACTAACGCGACGCTAGCGTTGGGCGCTAACCTCGTCTTGGATGATGCAGCTCATCCGGCGATGCGGCGCCCACAATCCCGCCCAGCGACCCACTTTTGAACAAATCCGCAAGTTTGTCTACCGCATCAACCCGGTCAAAGTCAGCCCGGTGGACATGATGATGAACCTGGTAAGACGTGATGCACCTTGAAAACGCGCACACTTgtgcacacacgcgtgcactgCGTTTCAGATGGAGAAGTACAGCAAACAT
The sequence above is drawn from the Syngnathus scovelli strain Florida chromosome 1, RoL_Ssco_1.2, whole genome shotgun sequence genome and encodes:
- the gpha2 gene encoding glycoprotein hormone alpha-2; amino-acid sequence: MSLNVCLLVLPAMSLLLFSPISRSDENVTLSPGCHLHPFNVSVRSDRRGTCRGTYQVHACVGYCESSAFPSRYSVLVASNFTHNITSAARCCTITKEAKVKVRLECPGGRHHDELEIVTAKACRCDMCRTSRY
- the LOC125987881 gene encoding atrial natriuretic peptide receptor 1-like, which translates into the protein MRSNLCYIFWVCVCCVTPAFSWHDLDNSEYDCWPLERPNDSNMISCGGLEMAWVLRPPEMVKSGEVFSVIYSVSVHDSFYSWAVDNRIFPHGSIVDAEDARRFCEHHECPANWKDADGENCCIHHANIHSCPLAHMTSESICGPWIPDDGKIFTHTISTSGKMTQTNWSAKVVLHHVGLTSLIAHIRVGQMQVALEAKSTVLPSTVCGDGECQEEEHCSTCPADCGECPMSPSAKLAIGLPLSLLCLCFVLTAMWLRYQKQKLLWDESWIIDFDLIKQDQHARVTMSSLMSVPMAHSDSNTSCMTAFTSCGGQAGSKKITFTRTGIYDGRTVAIKKIPSKSFSLSKSIRQEVKQVRELDHPNLCKFIGGCVQVPNVAIVTEYCPKGSLNDVLLNEEVPLNWGFRFSFATDIARGMAYLHQHRICHGRLKSLNCVLDDRWVCKITDYGLGVYRRGEGTEPLSTYQQRLQEVYMPPEFQDANAEPTLAGDVFSFSIILLEIATRSDPVPVDESSLDCSCCLPLPELISSKADNTCPCPADYVELIRRCGAHNPAQRPTFEQIRKFVYRINPVKVSPVDMMMNLMEKYSKHLEVLVAERTQDLMHEKQKTDRLLYSMLPRQVADDLRQGKSSEAQSYVSATVFFSDIVGFTQLSSSSTPYQVVDFLNKLYTTFDDIIDNYDVYKVETIGDAYMVVSGVPQENGIRHASEIASMALDLVGVCRTFRIPHKPNTQLQIRAGIHSGPVVAGVVGTKMPRYCLFGDTVNTASRMESTSLALKIQCSASVFYLLEEIGGYVLVCRGMMQVKGKGDMVTYWLDGKTSKELDGKCVPAGTVRDREVGSSLPGELDDGDP